The nucleotide sequence AGTCGAGGCAAAATAAGTATACTTATTTCTCGCCTGAGATTCACCTGAAAATGCTTCTAATAAATTTTTTTCTGTCTTGCTTCCTTTTAATTCCATTTTATTACCTCCAAATACAAAACTTATTCTGCTTTCCATAAACCATGTAAATTACAATATGCTCTTGCACATACAGTATCTTCATTGATTTTGAAAATTGCTTCTGGTTTTTCACCTGGTTTCAAATATCTTCTATATATATTTTTAGGAGTTTGAAGCTCAATCCACTGTATATAATGATTTTCCAACATAGGGTGTTCTACACTTCCAACTTTGACTACTACTTCATTACCTGATTTTTCTAT is from Clostridium fermenticellae and encodes:
- a CDS encoding desulfoferrodoxin produces the protein MTKLHQIYKCELCGNIVEVVDPKGGQLVCCGQPMTLQTENTVDAAQEKHIPVIEKSGNEVVVKVGSVEHPMLENHYIQWIELQTPKNIYRRYLKPGEKPEAIFKINEDTVCARAYCNLHGLWKAE